A stretch of the Deltaproteobacteria bacterium genome encodes the following:
- a CDS encoding acyl-CoA dehydrogenase codes for MPDAYPELNETQRLIRDTARKIVERELAPHVEKLEHGEEPPYACIKNLARGLGMAGDGEFTEAMREASPEDHLEFFVPAAVAIEISRVCAGVLVSYGVSYGQVAGTIRRHGTPAQQERWVPGLMSGEVVGAWGLTEPGAGSDAFGSMGTTARPDGDAYVLNGQKTFITNAPYADVFVIYAKLEENGARSIQPFLIERERPGLDVSKPFRKMGTHASPTGAVYLDHVRIPRENLLGGGVRERDHVKGRLAEERAGMPTLSLGLADRAFELALRYSKEREQFGQPICNFQLIQRRLARMYGLLCNMRNFVFADFLAGRKVRMSMADICAGKLYCCEAATQITMEAIHILGGNGYMEEYEVERLARDAKLMELGGGTTEIQELTIARHLIA; via the coding sequence ATGCCAGATGCCTACCCGGAGCTGAACGAGACGCAGCGGCTGATCCGCGACACGGCGCGGAAGATCGTCGAGCGCGAGCTCGCGCCGCACGTCGAGAAGCTCGAGCACGGCGAGGAGCCGCCCTATGCCTGCATCAAGAACCTGGCGCGTGGCCTCGGCATGGCCGGCGACGGCGAGTTCACCGAGGCGATGCGCGAGGCGTCGCCCGAGGACCACCTCGAGTTCTTCGTGCCGGCCGCGGTGGCGATCGAGATCTCGCGGGTGTGCGCCGGCGTGCTCGTCTCCTACGGCGTGAGCTACGGGCAGGTGGCGGGGACGATCCGCCGCCACGGCACCCCGGCGCAGCAGGAGCGCTGGGTGCCGGGGCTCATGAGCGGCGAGGTCGTCGGGGCGTGGGGCCTCACCGAGCCCGGCGCCGGCTCCGACGCCTTCGGCTCGATGGGGACGACGGCGCGTCCCGACGGCGACGCCTACGTGCTGAACGGGCAGAAGACATTCATCACGAACGCGCCGTACGCAGACGTCTTCGTGATCTACGCGAAGCTCGAGGAGAACGGCGCGCGGAGTATCCAGCCGTTCCTGATCGAGCGCGAGCGCCCGGGGCTCGACGTCTCGAAGCCCTTCCGCAAGATGGGCACGCACGCCTCGCCCACCGGCGCCGTCTACCTCGACCACGTCCGCATCCCACGCGAGAACCTCCTCGGCGGCGGGGTCCGCGAGCGCGACCACGTGAAGGGACGGCTCGCCGAGGAGCGCGCCGGCATGCCCACACTGTCCCTCGGTCTCGCTGACCGCGCCTTCGAGCTGGCGCTGCGGTACTCCAAGGAGCGCGAGCAGTTCGGCCAGCCGATCTGCAACTTCCAGCTGATCCAGCGCCGGCTCGCCCGCATGTACGGCCTCCTCTGCAACATGCGGAACTTCGTCTTCGCCGACTTCCTGGCCGGCCGGAAGGTGCGCATGAGCATGGCGGACATCTGCGCCGGGAAGCTCTACTGCTGCGAGGCCGCCACGCAGATCACGATGGAGGCGATCCACATCCTCGGCGGCAACGGCTACATGGAGGAGTACGAGGTGGAGCGCCTGGCGCGCGACGCGAAGCTCATGGAGCTCGGCGGCGGCACGACGGAGATCCAGGAGCTCACGATCGCGCGCCACCTGATCGCGTAG
- a CDS encoding acyl-CoA synthetase translates to MPAKGRRPSRRSASPSSKAAEEARALLMLVNLAVIQELIAGHVPDREALAWRDRVFTYADLTARTRRLGRALRRLGLGCRRERAALEPWESGHDHVAVYCHNGNEWIEAMYGAWKARAAFVNVNYRYVADELRYVLETSAAGAIIYHATFAPLLAAVRGELPALRHLVQVRDDSGHALLPGAVDYEEWLAAERPDPIDLPYSADDLYVLFTGGTTGMPKGVLWRHEDVFFNGLGGHVPGFERLDSEEKLLRHVDSGLGGRFLILPPFMHGAGQWAAFNTFHRGGTVILPDEVRRFDPHAAWRTIERQRVDQMSLVGDAFARPLLAALREGGYDASSVRVISSTAAVLSPGVKQELAALLPDGTMFIESIGATEAGLQAMSWDAASGPGGHSAYQLRENSILLSEDRRRFLEPGSDEVGWLATRGHLPLGYLGDPERTRQTFPVIDGVRYCIGGDRARWDEDGRLLFLGRDSACINTGGEKVYAEEVERVVKGHPSVNDALVVGVRDTRWGQRVTAVVSLRDRGASPTVEELRAHCAPHLADYKIPRAVVVAAEIVRSPSGKPDYAWAKAFAEESSCQMPTRS, encoded by the coding sequence ATGCCCGCGAAGGGACGAAGGCCTTCAAGGAGAAGCGCAAGCCCGTCTTCAAAGGCCGCTGAGGAGGCCCGAGCCCTACTGATGCTCGTCAACCTGGCCGTCATCCAGGAGCTGATCGCTGGCCACGTTCCCGACCGCGAGGCGCTCGCATGGCGGGACCGCGTCTTCACGTACGCCGACCTGACGGCCCGCACCCGCCGGCTTGGCCGCGCCCTCCGGCGCCTCGGCCTCGGCTGCCGCCGCGAACGGGCCGCGCTCGAGCCCTGGGAGTCGGGCCACGACCACGTCGCCGTCTACTGCCACAACGGCAACGAGTGGATCGAGGCGATGTACGGAGCGTGGAAGGCGCGCGCCGCCTTCGTCAACGTCAACTACCGCTACGTCGCCGACGAGCTGCGCTACGTGCTCGAGACGAGCGCGGCGGGCGCGATCATCTACCATGCGACCTTCGCTCCGCTGCTGGCCGCCGTGCGAGGCGAGCTTCCGGCGCTGCGTCACCTCGTCCAGGTGCGCGACGACTCCGGGCACGCGCTCCTCCCCGGCGCCGTCGACTACGAGGAGTGGCTCGCGGCCGAGCGCCCCGACCCGATCGACCTCCCCTACTCGGCCGACGACCTCTACGTCCTCTTCACCGGCGGGACGACCGGCATGCCGAAGGGCGTCCTCTGGCGCCACGAGGACGTCTTCTTCAACGGGCTCGGCGGCCACGTCCCCGGGTTCGAGCGGCTCGACAGCGAGGAGAAGCTCCTCCGCCACGTCGACTCGGGGCTCGGCGGCCGCTTCCTCATCCTCCCGCCCTTCATGCACGGCGCCGGCCAGTGGGCCGCGTTCAACACCTTCCACCGCGGCGGCACGGTCATCCTCCCCGACGAGGTGCGACGCTTCGATCCGCACGCCGCGTGGCGGACGATCGAGCGCCAGCGCGTCGACCAGATGTCGCTCGTCGGCGACGCCTTCGCCCGGCCGCTCCTCGCCGCGTTGCGCGAGGGAGGCTACGACGCGTCGTCCGTGCGCGTGATCTCGAGCACGGCGGCCGTGCTCTCCCCGGGGGTCAAGCAGGAGCTCGCCGCGCTGCTGCCCGACGGTACCATGTTCATCGAGAGCATCGGGGCGACCGAGGCGGGGCTGCAGGCCATGAGCTGGGACGCGGCGTCGGGACCGGGCGGCCACTCGGCGTACCAGCTGCGCGAGAACTCGATCCTCCTCTCCGAGGACCGGCGCCGCTTTCTGGAGCCCGGCTCCGACGAGGTCGGCTGGCTCGCCACCCGCGGCCACCTGCCCCTCGGCTACCTCGGCGACCCCGAGCGCACCCGCCAGACCTTCCCCGTGATCGACGGGGTGCGCTACTGCATCGGCGGCGACCGCGCGCGCTGGGACGAGGACGGGCGGCTCCTTTTCCTCGGGCGCGACTCCGCCTGCATCAACACCGGCGGCGAGAAGGTGTACGCCGAGGAGGTGGAGCGCGTCGTCAAGGGACATCCGTCGGTGAACGACGCGCTGGTGGTCGGCGTGCGCGACACGCGCTGGGGGCAGCGGGTCACGGCCGTCGTCTCGCTCCGCGACCGGGGGGCGTCGCCCACGGTCGAGGAGCTGCGCGCGCACTGCGCGCCGCACCTCGCCGACTACAAGATCCCGCGCGCCGTCGTGGTGGCGGCGGAGATCGTCCGCAGCCCGAGCGGCAAGCCAGACTACGCCTGGGCCAAGGCGTTCGCGGAGGAATCGTCATGCCAGATGCCTACCCGGAGCTGA
- a CDS encoding crotonase/enoyl-CoA hydratase family protein (Catalyzes the reversible hydration of unsaturated fatty acyl-CoA to beta-hydroxyacyl-CoA), with amino-acid sequence MSAEPAVLYEKSGAIAVVTMNRPAVRNAINAEMLCRLADAWQDVNDDPAVRAAIFTGAGEQAFCAGADLDRLVRMMQGLRPAEDEFDERIKNDVSLIYKGLMRNYEVSKPIIAAVKGYCVAGGMEMLQATDIRVAAEDARFAIAEVKHGLFPMGGSTARLARQIPFANAMEILLTGEQFSAAEALRMGLVNRVVPAARVMAEARRYAEVICQNGPLAVQAVKRSVLAGLGRPTTEALEKELEFGIPASMSEDAREGTKAFKEKRKPVFKGR; translated from the coding sequence ATGAGCGCTGAGCCCGCGGTCCTCTACGAGAAGTCGGGCGCGATCGCCGTCGTCACCATGAACCGCCCCGCGGTGCGCAACGCGATCAACGCCGAGATGCTCTGCCGGCTCGCCGACGCCTGGCAGGACGTGAACGACGACCCCGCCGTGCGCGCGGCGATCTTCACCGGCGCCGGCGAGCAGGCATTCTGCGCCGGCGCCGACCTCGACCGGCTGGTCCGCATGATGCAGGGGCTCCGCCCGGCGGAGGACGAGTTCGACGAGCGGATCAAGAACGACGTGAGCCTCATCTACAAGGGGCTGATGCGCAACTACGAGGTGTCGAAGCCGATCATCGCCGCCGTCAAGGGCTACTGCGTCGCGGGCGGCATGGAGATGCTCCAGGCCACGGACATCCGGGTGGCGGCCGAGGACGCCCGCTTCGCGATTGCCGAGGTCAAGCACGGCCTCTTCCCGATGGGTGGCTCGACGGCGCGCCTGGCCCGCCAGATTCCCTTCGCCAATGCCATGGAGATCCTGCTGACGGGCGAGCAGTTCTCGGCCGCGGAGGCGCTGCGCATGGGCCTCGTCAACCGGGTGGTGCCGGCCGCGCGGGTGATGGCCGAGGCGCGCCGCTACGCCGAGGTCATCTGCCAGAACGGGCCGCTCGCCGTGCAGGCCGTCAAGCGCTCGGTGCTGGCGGGCCTCGGGCGGCCGACGACCGAGGCGCTCGAGAAGGAGCTCGAGTTCGGCATCCCGGCCTCGATGTCCGAGGATGCCCGCGAAGGGACGAAGGCCTTCAAGGAGAAGCGCAAGCCCGTCTTCAAAGGCCGCTGA
- a CDS encoding thiolase domain-containing protein, producing the protein MKRQAAVVGVGQTRHASRRADVSIPGLVREAVDRALLDAGLEHRDIDAVVVGKAPDMLEGVMQPEQFLAGALGAHLKPLIRVHTAGSVGASTALAAMTHVRSGLFERVLAVAFEKQSEGNAMWALSPNLPFTQPLVAGAGGYFAPYVRAYIARTKCPPHIGPMTAVNARENGGRNEYAHLREPMTIDDVMNSPVLWDPIRYGETCPSSDGACALVIASEEAARKGPRKPAWIRSGASYAEAMWVPGRDQVSPKAGKMCARAVYEGAGITNPWKEIDTAEIYVPFAWFEAMWLENLSFCDVGEGWKIIDRGEQKMGAHLPINPSGGVLCTNPIGASGMLRLGEAALQVMGRAGAHQVDGARTALGHAYGGGSQYFAMWIVSNER; encoded by the coding sequence GTGAAACGGCAGGCGGCCGTCGTCGGCGTCGGGCAGACGCGGCATGCCTCCCGCCGCGCCGACGTGAGCATCCCGGGCCTGGTGCGCGAGGCGGTCGACCGTGCGCTCCTCGACGCGGGGCTCGAGCACCGCGACATCGACGCCGTCGTCGTGGGGAAGGCGCCCGACATGCTCGAAGGCGTCATGCAGCCCGAGCAGTTCCTCGCCGGCGCGCTCGGCGCGCACCTGAAGCCGCTCATCCGCGTCCACACCGCGGGCTCGGTCGGGGCGTCGACGGCGCTTGCCGCCATGACGCACGTCCGCTCGGGGCTCTTCGAGCGGGTCCTCGCCGTCGCCTTCGAGAAGCAGTCCGAGGGCAACGCCATGTGGGCGCTCTCGCCCAACCTGCCCTTCACGCAGCCCCTCGTCGCGGGAGCGGGCGGCTACTTCGCGCCTTACGTCCGCGCCTACATCGCGCGGACGAAATGTCCGCCGCACATCGGCCCCATGACCGCCGTCAACGCGCGCGAGAACGGCGGGCGCAACGAATACGCGCATCTCCGCGAGCCGATGACGATCGACGACGTGATGAACTCACCCGTCCTCTGGGACCCGATCCGCTACGGCGAGACCTGCCCGTCGTCCGACGGCGCCTGCGCGCTGGTGATCGCGTCGGAAGAGGCGGCGCGCAAGGGGCCGCGGAAGCCTGCGTGGATCAGGTCGGGCGCCTCCTATGCCGAGGCCATGTGGGTACCGGGCCGCGACCAGGTGAGCCCCAAGGCGGGGAAGATGTGCGCCAGGGCGGTGTACGAGGGCGCGGGCATCACGAACCCGTGGAAGGAGATCGACACCGCCGAGATCTACGTCCCCTTCGCTTGGTTCGAGGCGATGTGGCTCGAGAACCTGAGCTTCTGCGACGTCGGCGAGGGCTGGAAGATCATCGACCGCGGGGAGCAGAAGATGGGAGCACACCTGCCGATCAACCCCTCGGGCGGCGTCCTGTGCACGAACCCGATCGGCGCTTCGGGCATGCTGCGCCTCGGCGAGGCGGCCCTCCAGGTGATGGGCCGCGCCGGCGCGCACCAGGTGGACGGCGCGCGGACGGCGCTCGGCCACGCCTACGGCGGCGGCTCACAGTACTTCGCGATGTGGATCGTCAGTAATGAGCGCTGA